A stretch of Lactuca sativa cultivar Salinas chromosome 6, Lsat_Salinas_v11, whole genome shotgun sequence DNA encodes these proteins:
- the LOC111894183 gene encoding pentatricopeptide repeat-containing protein At3g58590 isoform X1 has protein sequence MGFSLPQIEFFHNNLISLYATLGHISIARKVFDEMPHRNVVSYNTMIGAYSRNKEDNEACNLFADMRYHGFLPTQFTYASLFSCDSLNTDQGFCLQSVAMKSGLLFADTFVGTALLGLFGRQGYIREAFMVFDEMPFKNLVTWNAIISLCGHQGFTNECMLMFSHFMKTEIKLSEASFVGVLTGFQSKQNLKSGEQIHALVIKFGVEHSVAIANSLVKMYGKCEGNTFLAEKMFQFVSNKDLMTWNTIIGIVAKGEKPIKAIEFFSKMCINGFLPNKITFLNAITSCSRLDNLTYGELIHSMIIKNQFEKDSLVATSLVNLYAKHDRLDYAHQCFDKIHDKNLVSWNTLIHGYSDKQCSSSLLLMIKMIHSGISPNEFSFSSVIKSLLATELKEIHSLVIKTGFHSNEYITSSLMTSYANNGFPSDALRFFQDSKIPQSIVHMNVICGMYNRNGEYHKTQELFCEVGNPDIVSWNILIEACSRNGDYKEAFELFHHMLIDRIRPDNYTYVSLITISTNLCNLLLGSSLHGLMIKSNFNHFDIMVNNLMIDMYGKCGSIRGSIMIFEEMRKKNVISWTVLISGLGLHGFGKEAIEKFKEMEKFGVKPDKIAFMAVFSGCRHVGLVKEGMELFEIMKEKYGIEPEMEHYLLVVDLMARYGDLKEAEKLILGMPFLPNASIWRSFLHGCNRAKSLVSQIQAC, from the coding sequence ATGGGATTTAGCTTACCACAAATTGAATTCTTCCATAATAATCTCATATCTCTTTACGCTACGTTGGGCCACATTTCCATCGCCCGCaaggtgttcgatgaaatgcctcatAGAAATGTCGTCTCTTATAACACCATGATTGGTGCTTATAGTCGTAACAAGGAAGACAATGAAGCTTGCAATTTGTTCGCTGACATGAGGTATCATGGATTCCTCCCAACTCAGTTCACATACGCCAGTCTTTTCTCGTGTGATTCATTAAACACTGATCAAGGATTCTGTCTGCAATCAGTGGCCATGAAGAGCGGGTTGCTCTTTGCTGATACTTTTGTGGGAACTGCTTTGTTGGGTTTGTTTGGGAGACAAGGTTACATCCGTGAAGCATTCAtggtgttcgatgaaatgcctttCAAGAATCTAGTGACATGGAATGCAATCATATCTTTGTGTGGGCATCAAGGATTCACAAACGAATGCATGTTAATGTTTTCTCACTTTATGAAGACTGAAATCAAATTATCTGAAGCTTCATTCGTGGGTGTTTTAACTGGATTCCAATCTAAACAAAACCTAAAATCAGGTGAACAAATACATGCGTTGGTTATAAAGTTTGGAGTAGAACATAGTGTTGCAATTGCCAATTCACTTGTTAAAATGTATGGAAAATGTGAAGGTAACACATTTCTAGCAGAAAAAATGTTTCAATTTGTATCCAATAAAGACTTGATGACATGGAATACAATTATTGGAATAGTAGCGAAAGGGGAAAAACCCATAAAAGCAATAGAGTTCTTCTCCAAGATGTGCATAAATGGTTTTCTTCCAAACAAGATCACGTTTTTGAATGCAATCACTTCATGTTCAAGGTTAGATAATCTAACTTATGGAGAACTTATCCACTCCATGATAATTAAAAACCAATTTGAAAAAGATTCTCTTGTAGCCACTTCATTGGTTAATTTATACGCTAAACATGATAGATTAGattatgctcatcaatgttttgacaAAATACATGACAAGAATTTGGTGTCATGGAACACTTTAATTCATGGATATTCAGATAAACAATGTTCATCTTCTCTTCTCCTAATGATAAAAATGATACACTCGGGTATTTCTCCAAATGAATTTTCATTCTCTAGTGTTATAAAGTCACTTTTAGCTACAGAACTCAAGGAGATTCATTCTTTAGTTATAAAAACCGGTTTCCATTCAAACGAATACATAACAAGTTCCCTCATGACATCATATGCCAACAACGGTTTCCCTTCTGATGCATTGAGATTCTTTCAAGATTCCAAAATCCCACAATCGATTGTTCATATGAATGTTATATGTGGGATGTATAATAGAAATGGCGAATACCATAAAACTCAAGAACTGTTTTGTGAAGTAGGAAACCCTGATATTGTTTCATGGAACATTTTGATCGAAGCTTGTTCACGTAATGGAGACTACaaagaagcttttgagctttttCACCACATGTTGATTGACCGAATTCGACCCGATAATTACACATACGTTAGCTTGATAACTATTTCCACAAACTTATGTAACCTTCTTTTGGGTAGTTCTCTTCATGGGCTTATGATAAAATCCAATTTCAATCATTTTGACATAATGGTAAACAATTTAATGATTGATATGTATGGGAAATGTGGAAGTATTCGGGGTTCAATTATGATTTTTGAAGAAATGAGGAAGAAAAACGTGATATCATGGACAGTTTTGATTTCGGGTCTTGGGTTACATGGATTTGGAAAAGAGGCAATAGAAAAGTTTAAGGAAATGGAAAAGTTTGGTGTTAAACCTGATAAGATTGCTTTCATGGCTGTTTTTTCGGGTTGTAGACATGTGGGATTAGTGAAAGAAGGAATGGAATTGTTtgaaataatgaaagaaaagtATGGGATTGAGCCAGAAATGGAACATTATCTTCTTGTTGTTGACTTAATGGCTAGATATGGTGACTTAAAGGAAGCAGAAAAGTTGATTTTAGGGATGCCTTTTTTGCCAAATGCAAGCATATGGCGTAGCTTTCTTCATGGTTGCAATAGAGCAAAATCTCTCGTTTCCCAAATTCAAGCATGTTAG
- the LOC111894183 gene encoding pentatricopeptide repeat-containing protein At3g58590 isoform X2: MKSGLLFADTFVGTALLGLFGRQGYIREAFMVFDEMPFKNLVTWNAIISLCGHQGFTNECMLMFSHFMKTEIKLSEASFVGVLTGFQSKQNLKSGEQIHALVIKFGVEHSVAIANSLVKMYGKCEGNTFLAEKMFQFVSNKDLMTWNTIIGIVAKGEKPIKAIEFFSKMCINGFLPNKITFLNAITSCSRLDNLTYGELIHSMIIKNQFEKDSLVATSLVNLYAKHDRLDYAHQCFDKIHDKNLVSWNTLIHGYSDKQCSSSLLLMIKMIHSGISPNEFSFSSVIKSLLATELKEIHSLVIKTGFHSNEYITSSLMTSYANNGFPSDALRFFQDSKIPQSIVHMNVICGMYNRNGEYHKTQELFCEVGNPDIVSWNILIEACSRNGDYKEAFELFHHMLIDRIRPDNYTYVSLITISTNLCNLLLGSSLHGLMIKSNFNHFDIMVNNLMIDMYGKCGSIRGSIMIFEEMRKKNVISWTVLISGLGLHGFGKEAIEKFKEMEKFGVKPDKIAFMAVFSGCRHVGLVKEGMELFEIMKEKYGIEPEMEHYLLVVDLMARYGDLKEAEKLILGMPFLPNASIWRSFLHGCNRAKSLVSQIQAC; encoded by the coding sequence ATGAAGAGCGGGTTGCTCTTTGCTGATACTTTTGTGGGAACTGCTTTGTTGGGTTTGTTTGGGAGACAAGGTTACATCCGTGAAGCATTCAtggtgttcgatgaaatgcctttCAAGAATCTAGTGACATGGAATGCAATCATATCTTTGTGTGGGCATCAAGGATTCACAAACGAATGCATGTTAATGTTTTCTCACTTTATGAAGACTGAAATCAAATTATCTGAAGCTTCATTCGTGGGTGTTTTAACTGGATTCCAATCTAAACAAAACCTAAAATCAGGTGAACAAATACATGCGTTGGTTATAAAGTTTGGAGTAGAACATAGTGTTGCAATTGCCAATTCACTTGTTAAAATGTATGGAAAATGTGAAGGTAACACATTTCTAGCAGAAAAAATGTTTCAATTTGTATCCAATAAAGACTTGATGACATGGAATACAATTATTGGAATAGTAGCGAAAGGGGAAAAACCCATAAAAGCAATAGAGTTCTTCTCCAAGATGTGCATAAATGGTTTTCTTCCAAACAAGATCACGTTTTTGAATGCAATCACTTCATGTTCAAGGTTAGATAATCTAACTTATGGAGAACTTATCCACTCCATGATAATTAAAAACCAATTTGAAAAAGATTCTCTTGTAGCCACTTCATTGGTTAATTTATACGCTAAACATGATAGATTAGattatgctcatcaatgttttgacaAAATACATGACAAGAATTTGGTGTCATGGAACACTTTAATTCATGGATATTCAGATAAACAATGTTCATCTTCTCTTCTCCTAATGATAAAAATGATACACTCGGGTATTTCTCCAAATGAATTTTCATTCTCTAGTGTTATAAAGTCACTTTTAGCTACAGAACTCAAGGAGATTCATTCTTTAGTTATAAAAACCGGTTTCCATTCAAACGAATACATAACAAGTTCCCTCATGACATCATATGCCAACAACGGTTTCCCTTCTGATGCATTGAGATTCTTTCAAGATTCCAAAATCCCACAATCGATTGTTCATATGAATGTTATATGTGGGATGTATAATAGAAATGGCGAATACCATAAAACTCAAGAACTGTTTTGTGAAGTAGGAAACCCTGATATTGTTTCATGGAACATTTTGATCGAAGCTTGTTCACGTAATGGAGACTACaaagaagcttttgagctttttCACCACATGTTGATTGACCGAATTCGACCCGATAATTACACATACGTTAGCTTGATAACTATTTCCACAAACTTATGTAACCTTCTTTTGGGTAGTTCTCTTCATGGGCTTATGATAAAATCCAATTTCAATCATTTTGACATAATGGTAAACAATTTAATGATTGATATGTATGGGAAATGTGGAAGTATTCGGGGTTCAATTATGATTTTTGAAGAAATGAGGAAGAAAAACGTGATATCATGGACAGTTTTGATTTCGGGTCTTGGGTTACATGGATTTGGAAAAGAGGCAATAGAAAAGTTTAAGGAAATGGAAAAGTTTGGTGTTAAACCTGATAAGATTGCTTTCATGGCTGTTTTTTCGGGTTGTAGACATGTGGGATTAGTGAAAGAAGGAATGGAATTGTTtgaaataatgaaagaaaagtATGGGATTGAGCCAGAAATGGAACATTATCTTCTTGTTGTTGACTTAATGGCTAGATATGGTGACTTAAAGGAAGCAGAAAAGTTGATTTTAGGGATGCCTTTTTTGCCAAATGCAAGCATATGGCGTAGCTTTCTTCATGGTTGCAATAGAGCAAAATCTCTCGTTTCCCAAATTCAAGCATGTTAG